The Sinomonas sp. P10A9 genome includes a window with the following:
- a CDS encoding sugar transferase, whose product MGNGRTDASRSGVAATRRRLREAAPIWPWSQQSLIAFVDLLCVIWAVVGAQLLRFGINDPTLDVLIRQTPYALVGGALAIAWVLMLGLWGTRDTRILGYGPTEYKRVATASLWLFGGVAVVSYVFQLETARGYVAIALPLGIVSLLFGRWVLRNVLVHDRMAGRRLSRVLLVGSADSVEHLNRQLSRHPEAGYRPIGAFVPGFGDLEVGGPELPLPVVGSGPSLDEILSAISATEVDTVAISGGAAIRPETLRQLGWALAAQDISMVMAPALTDIAGPRIHTQPVAGLPLIHVTTPKLEGAQGVAKRGFDLVVAGLLTAVLAVPMLVVAVLVRTDSPGSALFRQIRIGRAGDPFRMLKFRSMASDAESRLDELHAASNGNGVLFKMKRDPRVTRFGQFIRRYSIDELPQLFNVLKGDMSLVGPRPPLPVEVAGYDDFAHRRLLVKPGITGLWQVSGRSDLSWEDSMRLDLYYVENWSMIQDLMILIKTVRAVATSNGAY is encoded by the coding sequence ATGGGGAACGGACGGACCGACGCCAGCCGCAGTGGCGTCGCAGCGACGCGTCGGAGGCTGAGGGAAGCGGCACCCATCTGGCCATGGTCGCAGCAGTCCCTGATCGCTTTCGTAGACCTGCTCTGCGTCATCTGGGCGGTCGTCGGCGCGCAGCTTCTGCGGTTCGGGATCAACGACCCGACGCTGGACGTCCTCATCAGGCAGACCCCGTACGCGCTCGTGGGCGGTGCCCTCGCCATCGCCTGGGTGCTGATGCTGGGCCTGTGGGGGACGCGCGACACGCGGATTCTTGGCTATGGTCCCACCGAGTACAAGCGTGTTGCGACGGCCTCGCTGTGGCTGTTCGGAGGGGTCGCCGTCGTCTCGTATGTGTTCCAGCTCGAGACGGCGCGCGGCTACGTCGCGATCGCGCTTCCACTTGGCATCGTTTCCCTCCTCTTCGGCCGTTGGGTCCTGCGTAATGTGCTTGTGCATGACCGCATGGCGGGACGGCGGCTGTCCCGAGTCCTTTTGGTCGGCTCGGCCGACTCGGTCGAGCACCTCAATCGCCAGCTGAGCCGTCACCCGGAGGCGGGCTACCGCCCAATCGGAGCGTTCGTCCCCGGATTCGGCGACCTCGAGGTAGGCGGCCCTGAGTTGCCCCTGCCTGTCGTCGGGTCGGGCCCCTCGCTCGATGAGATCCTGAGCGCGATCTCCGCGACCGAGGTCGACACGGTGGCGATCTCGGGCGGCGCTGCCATCCGCCCCGAGACGCTCCGTCAGCTCGGGTGGGCGCTCGCTGCCCAGGACATCTCTATGGTCATGGCGCCAGCCCTCACGGACATCGCTGGACCCCGCATCCACACGCAGCCCGTAGCCGGGCTGCCGCTGATCCATGTCACCACACCCAAGCTCGAAGGCGCTCAAGGAGTCGCGAAGCGGGGCTTCGATCTGGTCGTTGCGGGCCTCCTGACGGCTGTCCTCGCTGTGCCGATGCTCGTCGTCGCGGTACTTGTGCGGACAGACAGCCCGGGCTCCGCGTTGTTCCGCCAGATCAGGATCGGGCGTGCCGGCGACCCATTCCGCATGCTCAAGTTCCGTTCGATGGCGTCGGATGCCGAGTCCCGGCTCGATGAGTTGCATGCGGCCAGCAATGGCAATGGCGTCCTGTTCAAGATGAAGCGGGACCCGCGCGTCACCCGCTTCGGCCAGTTCATCCGCCGCTACTCGATCGATGAGCTTCCCCAGCTGTTCAACGTCCTCAAGGGCGACATGAGCCTCGTTGGCCCACGCCCGCCGCTGCCGGTCGAGGTTGCCGGCTACGACGACTTCGCCCATCGGCGACTCCTCGTCAAGCCGGGCATCACCGGCCTGTGGCAGGTGAGCGGGCGCTCCGATCTCTCGTGGGAAGACTCGATGCGGCTCGACCTGTACTACGTCGAGAACTGGTCAATGATCCAGGACCTCATGATCCTCATCAAGACCGTGCGGGCGGTCGCCACTTCGAACGGTGCCTACTGA
- a CDS encoding acyltransferase family protein gives MVFDPSSPSLQARLSARTNSLNAVRLFLALLVVIGHAWPLTGSLSGPHLEFLSDIAVNGFFAVSGYLIAASRVSTSLPVYLVRRILRIFPGFLVCLLAIALVFSPLAAALEHRPMDWLSAAGFVIGNALLAVRQWGIGQTLGDVPYPSVWDGSLWTLGYEFVAYLALGAVLTVPWIRSRMGVVLTALALMSIAGWMLIEGPVHVSTSFYHYAGRLGSYFLVGAAMYAAARRIPVRTSLIAAAAASYVALWYLGADGSLGQVPLAYLLLAVGSRATTGVTTRNDLSYGLYIYAFPVQQLLVDMGTAPWGVLPNAVATLAIALGLAWLSWRLIEKPALSLKNLRPGAGIGLAWTRSARTDRGRLT, from the coding sequence GTGGTCTTCGACCCGTCGTCCCCGTCTCTCCAGGCGCGGTTGAGCGCCCGTACCAACAGCCTCAACGCGGTTCGCCTGTTCTTGGCCTTGCTCGTCGTCATCGGCCACGCGTGGCCTCTCACCGGCAGCCTGTCCGGGCCTCACCTCGAGTTCCTGAGCGACATCGCCGTCAACGGCTTCTTTGCAGTCTCCGGTTATCTCATCGCAGCGAGCAGGGTCAGCACATCGCTGCCCGTCTACTTGGTAAGGCGTATCCTCCGGATCTTTCCCGGCTTCCTCGTCTGCCTCCTCGCCATCGCGCTCGTGTTCTCGCCCCTGGCGGCGGCGCTCGAGCACAGGCCTATGGACTGGCTGTCCGCGGCTGGCTTCGTCATAGGCAACGCTCTCCTCGCGGTTCGACAATGGGGTATCGGTCAGACACTCGGAGACGTTCCGTATCCATCGGTGTGGGACGGATCCCTCTGGACCCTCGGCTACGAGTTCGTCGCGTACTTGGCATTGGGCGCGGTCCTCACCGTCCCGTGGATCCGATCCCGAATGGGCGTAGTCCTCACGGCGCTGGCCTTGATGTCCATTGCCGGGTGGATGCTCATCGAAGGGCCGGTCCACGTCTCGACAAGCTTCTATCACTACGCCGGCCGCCTCGGGAGCTACTTCCTCGTTGGCGCCGCGATGTACGCTGCGGCCCGCCGAATCCCGGTGCGGACGAGCCTCATCGCGGCGGCCGCCGCAAGCTATGTCGCGCTCTGGTACCTCGGCGCGGATGGAAGCCTTGGTCAGGTCCCGCTCGCGTACCTATTGCTGGCCGTCGGCTCTCGCGCGACGACTGGTGTCACAACGCGCAATGACCTCTCCTACGGGCTCTACATCTACGCGTTCCCTGTGCAGCAGTTGCTTGTCGACATGGGGACCGCGCCCTGGGGAGTCCTGCCAAACGCCGTGGCCACACTGGCCATCGCGCTCGGGCTCGCCTGGCTGTCCTGGCGGTTGATCGAGAAACCCGCCTTATCGCTCAAGAACCTCCGACCCGGCGCCGGGATAGGCCTGGCTTGGACGCGCTCGGCGAGGACGGACAGGGGGCGTCTTACATGA
- the galE gene encoding UDP-glucose 4-epimerase GalE, whose product MRIVVTGGAGYLGTHTSLSLIAAGHEVTVVDNFSNASRDAVRRTSDLAGSDIPVVEGDLLDRHLLEEIFAETRPDAVVHFAGLKSVGESNAQPLRYMTNNVSGTLQLLDAMDAASVRRIIFSSSATVYGVTETVPTPEDHPLSVTNPYGRTKLMTEDILRDLAASDPRWSIGILRYFNPVGAHPSAQIGEDPRGVPNNLVPFVGQVAVGRHEAVSVFGGDYPTPDGTGVRDYLHVMDLAEGHVAALDRIASRTGVDVWNLGTGRGYSVLEVIRMYAEVSGRPIPYRIVERRPGDVAVSYADASKAARDLGWRAVRSLREMIEDHWHWQDANPNGYDA is encoded by the coding sequence ATGAGGATCGTCGTCACCGGGGGCGCGGGCTACCTCGGCACCCATACGTCCCTCTCGCTCATCGCGGCGGGCCACGAGGTGACCGTGGTCGACAACTTCTCGAACGCCTCGCGTGATGCTGTACGCCGCACTTCAGATCTTGCGGGCTCCGACATCCCCGTCGTCGAAGGCGACCTGCTGGACCGCCACCTGCTCGAGGAGATTTTCGCCGAGACCCGGCCCGACGCCGTCGTCCATTTTGCCGGACTCAAGTCTGTGGGCGAGTCGAACGCCCAACCACTGCGGTACATGACCAACAACGTCAGCGGGACGCTCCAACTGCTTGATGCCATGGACGCGGCGAGCGTTCGCCGGATCATCTTCTCCTCGTCTGCCACCGTGTACGGGGTTACCGAGACGGTTCCCACACCGGAGGACCACCCCCTGTCCGTAACGAACCCCTATGGCCGCACCAAGCTCATGACCGAAGACATCCTTCGGGATCTCGCGGCGTCGGATCCGCGCTGGAGCATCGGGATCCTGCGCTACTTCAACCCGGTCGGCGCACATCCGTCGGCGCAGATCGGGGAGGACCCGCGCGGCGTGCCAAACAACCTTGTGCCGTTCGTCGGCCAGGTCGCCGTGGGACGGCACGAGGCCGTCAGCGTGTTCGGAGGCGATTACCCGACCCCTGACGGCACAGGCGTGCGCGACTACCTGCACGTCATGGACCTAGCTGAGGGCCACGTGGCCGCACTCGACCGGATCGCGTCACGGACCGGGGTAGACGTCTGGAACCTGGGCACGGGTCGCGGATACTCGGTGTTGGAGGTAATCCGAATGTATGCAGAAGTTTCCGGTCGCCCTATTCCGTACCGGATCGTGGAGCGACGGCCCGGCGACGTCGCCGTGAGCTATGCGGACGCGTCCAAGGCTGCGCGGGATCTGGGGTGGAGGGCCGTACGGAGCCTGCGCGAGATGATCGAGGACCACTGGCACTGGCAGGACGCCAATCCGAACGGCTACGACGCGTGA
- a CDS encoding glycosyltransferase family 4 protein, translating into MTTTTARSLREPRILGLFDHHGILDRAAREAGRPHVPGPYRVDLLDELGFELKTIIPARDRLHRKVRDVVEHRSGVDVDMPLRAVTEAWRADVVFAMFERRAQFVSRLRRRGLRPYADRPFWAVTCWWAEELLHASERTRESIRRDIEGIDGLIVFSENQRSVFASIGVPESKVFPVAFGVDPDFYYPVPETKRRFQVFSAGVDRGRDFESLVAAARLVPEARFDIFTQPGRITEPLPGNVTLHAPVDIMAHRENLRSADLVVVPTHDLAYPTGQSVLLEASACGACVAVTSTEAMDQYIDDGVTALAMPLHDPSGMAEVIRQAHHDPGLRARIGAAARQTVVDRYSFRRMWAEIGALITGSGASRDS; encoded by the coding sequence ATGACGACCACCACCGCCCGGTCCCTAAGAGAACCCCGCATTCTCGGCCTCTTCGATCACCACGGCATCCTTGACCGCGCGGCCCGGGAGGCGGGCCGTCCCCACGTTCCCGGCCCGTATCGGGTGGACCTCCTCGACGAGCTCGGCTTCGAACTGAAGACCATCATCCCGGCGAGAGATCGTCTGCACCGGAAGGTGCGTGACGTCGTCGAGCACCGTTCGGGCGTCGACGTAGACATGCCGCTGCGTGCCGTGACCGAGGCGTGGCGCGCCGACGTGGTCTTCGCGATGTTCGAGCGGCGAGCCCAGTTCGTCTCGCGCCTTCGCCGGCGGGGTCTCCGGCCTTATGCCGACCGCCCCTTCTGGGCAGTCACGTGCTGGTGGGCCGAGGAGCTGCTCCATGCAAGCGAGCGCACGCGCGAGAGCATCCGGAGGGACATCGAGGGTATCGACGGCTTGATCGTTTTCAGCGAGAACCAGCGTTCGGTCTTCGCGTCGATCGGCGTGCCCGAGTCCAAGGTATTCCCCGTCGCCTTCGGGGTCGATCCCGACTTCTACTACCCCGTTCCGGAGACGAAGCGCCGCTTCCAGGTCTTCTCCGCCGGGGTGGACAGGGGGAGGGACTTCGAGTCGCTCGTTGCGGCAGCCAGGCTGGTCCCCGAAGCGCGTTTCGATATCTTCACTCAGCCAGGGCGCATCACCGAACCGCTTCCCGGCAACGTCACCCTCCACGCGCCCGTGGACATCATGGCCCACCGCGAGAATCTGCGTTCCGCGGACCTCGTGGTCGTTCCGACACATGATCTGGCATACCCGACCGGCCAATCGGTGCTCCTCGAAGCTTCGGCCTGTGGCGCCTGCGTAGCCGTCACCTCAACCGAGGCGATGGACCAATACATTGACGACGGCGTGACTGCCCTGGCAATGCCATTGCACGACCCATCGGGCATGGCCGAGGTCATCCGTCAGGCTCACCACGATCCGGGACTCCGGGCGCGCATCGGTGCGGCCGCCCGTCAGACGGTGGTCGATAGGTACTCGTTCCGGCGCATGTGGGCCGAGATCGGGGCGCTGATCACCGGCTCAGGGGCCTCGCGGGACTCGTAG
- a CDS encoding glycosyltransferase family 39 protein: MVTVTDRGGNSPAGEGGTTRSKVHNIRGIQGLATGVGVFVVGVVASIVGTAGVALWFDESATIAASARPLGKIFELTRSVDAVHAAYYIFMHFWIDVFGAGPLSVRMPSALAVGLVGFAVVRFGTTVVDQRFGATAGLMTVLLPRVVWAGSEARQFGLSALLAVLLVWAVWSAWDRRDWRSWAAVGIVVAVSGYVFLFSVLLLPALIIASFVLRRSPWTTTLSLGLGAAPVIALVLVAAPQTGQVSWIREPSKAQLLKDVLVTQWFEGQDKPLGWYPPPWAEPAAIVLLAFVAALGAVAFFGARRYVNEMRLVVVAVLWACVPTVLLVGISIVATPLYVPRYLTFTAPSIGLLAALGARQLYSRAVVHASALVLVGATLLVPQLYMKDFTPRGADFKKVAAAVGEARAFWSDRIVFKNDQARAIGAAYPEPFVGSSDVLLVEGPADSNTLFGRSAEVAILGRVGRERVIFVGDHQGLDGVAYRELVKSCVAQEYPRGYGRIVLFDCRTGR; encoded by the coding sequence ATGGTGACAGTGACAGATCGGGGCGGTAACAGCCCCGCGGGTGAGGGCGGCACGACCCGCTCGAAGGTCCACAATATTCGTGGCATCCAAGGGCTCGCGACCGGGGTGGGTGTCTTCGTCGTCGGCGTCGTCGCCTCCATCGTGGGAACCGCAGGCGTCGCGCTGTGGTTCGACGAATCCGCCACGATCGCCGCATCGGCACGGCCCCTGGGCAAGATCTTCGAGCTCACCCGCTCGGTGGATGCCGTACACGCGGCCTATTACATCTTCATGCACTTCTGGATCGACGTGTTCGGGGCGGGACCCCTGAGCGTTCGGATGCCGTCGGCGCTTGCAGTGGGCCTGGTCGGCTTTGCCGTCGTTCGCTTCGGGACCACCGTTGTCGATCAGCGGTTCGGGGCCACCGCTGGCCTTATGACCGTTCTGCTCCCACGGGTTGTTTGGGCCGGAAGCGAGGCCCGGCAGTTCGGCTTGAGCGCCCTGCTCGCCGTGCTTCTCGTGTGGGCGGTATGGAGCGCGTGGGATCGCCGGGACTGGCGTTCGTGGGCAGCGGTCGGCATTGTGGTCGCCGTCTCCGGCTACGTCTTTCTCTTCTCGGTGCTCCTCCTGCCCGCGCTCATCATCGCGTCGTTCGTGCTCCGCCGCTCCCCTTGGACCACCACCCTGTCGTTGGGACTCGGAGCCGCACCGGTCATCGCTCTCGTCCTCGTTGCCGCGCCGCAGACCGGCCAGGTCTCGTGGATCCGCGAGCCATCCAAGGCACAACTGCTCAAGGACGTGTTGGTCACCCAATGGTTCGAGGGCCAGGACAAACCCTTGGGATGGTATCCGCCCCCCTGGGCCGAGCCTGCTGCAATCGTGCTGCTCGCCTTCGTCGCCGCGCTCGGCGCGGTGGCCTTCTTCGGCGCCCGGCGGTACGTCAACGAGATGCGGCTCGTGGTCGTCGCCGTTCTGTGGGCCTGCGTTCCCACCGTCTTGCTCGTTGGCATCTCGATCGTCGCGACTCCGCTCTACGTCCCTCGGTACCTCACCTTCACAGCGCCTTCGATTGGACTCTTGGCGGCTTTGGGCGCGCGGCAGCTGTACTCGAGAGCCGTGGTCCACGCCTCAGCCCTGGTGCTCGTCGGTGCGACACTCCTCGTGCCGCAGCTCTACATGAAGGACTTCACACCTCGCGGGGCTGACTTCAAGAAGGTCGCGGCCGCCGTCGGTGAGGCCCGGGCGTTCTGGTCAGACCGGATTGTCTTCAAGAACGATCAGGCACGCGCTATCGGTGCCGCATATCCTGAGCCATTCGTCGGGAGCAGCGACGTACTGCTCGTCGAGGGCCCGGCGGATTCGAACACCCTCTTCGGCCGTTCGGCCGAGGTCGCCATCCTCGGCAGGGTGGGCAGGGAGCGCGTCATCTTCGTGGGGGACCACCAGGGACTGGACGGCGTTGCCTATCGCGAATTGGTGAAGTCGTGTGTGGCCCAGGAGTATCCGCGAGGGTATGGCAGGATCGTGCTCTTCGACTGCCGCACCGGGCGCTGA
- a CDS encoding DUF3467 domain-containing protein, with translation MTEPDLPKVFQIDLPEENVEGRFADFANLWHTPNVFVLDFVALTQPAQPGEGPDGEAAELIPGRVVSRIRIPPEQVFELAAALTRQLGIWEQETGRKPPARPLFDSEGRQVRIDDEGVDGPE, from the coding sequence ATGACCGAGCCCGACCTGCCCAAGGTCTTCCAGATCGACCTGCCCGAGGAGAACGTCGAGGGGCGCTTCGCCGACTTCGCAAACCTGTGGCACACGCCGAATGTGTTCGTCCTCGACTTCGTCGCGCTCACGCAGCCGGCCCAGCCCGGCGAGGGCCCCGACGGCGAGGCTGCGGAGCTCATCCCCGGGCGGGTCGTGAGCCGCATCCGCATTCCCCCGGAGCAGGTATTCGAGCTCGCCGCCGCCCTCACCCGCCAGCTCGGCATCTGGGAGCAGGAGACGGGGCGGAAGCCGCCGGCCAGGCCGCTCTTCGACTCCGAGGGCCGGCAGGTCCGGATCGACGACGAGGGCGTCGACGGGCCCGAATGA